The following are from one region of the Salvia hispanica cultivar TCC Black 2014 chromosome 1, UniMelb_Shisp_WGS_1.0, whole genome shotgun sequence genome:
- the LOC125189313 gene encoding transcription factor PCF7-like: MDKTGEPTFHHTNKSHPSPTKRGRLVRAGGRKDRHSKVSTATGGTRDRRVRLSPKTAILFYDLQDRLGCDRPSKAIDWLMAQAKSAIDALAAAPPPAAAVQEEHSNEDQLFLELFDANCGGYAEREPLQSSYYTQFQGFGFSDQELTNFRAADELAALSMSSSFLQHY, translated from the coding sequence atggaCAAAACGGGAGAACCAACATTTCATCATACCAACAAGAGCCATCCCTCGCCAACAAAGCGAGGCCGCCTCGTCCGAGCCGGCGGCCGAAAGGACCGCCACAGCAAAGTCTCGACAGCGACGGGAGGCACCCGCGACCGCCGCGTGCGCCTCTCCCCCAAAACCGCCATTCTCTTCTACGACTTGCAGGACCGGCTGGGCTGCGACCGCCCCAGCAAGGCCATCGATTGGCTCATGGCGCAGGCCAAATCCGCCATCGACGCTCTCGCCGCCGCCCCTccccccgccgccgccgtccaAGAGGAGCACTCCAACGAAGATCAGCTCTTTCTTGAGTTGTTCGATGCAAATTGCGGCGGCTATGCCGAGAGGGAACCCCTTCAGTCCAGTTATTACACTCAGTTTCAAGGCTTCGGATTTTCCGACCAGGAGCTGACGAATTTCCGCGCCGCCGATGAGCTGGCGGCTTTGAGCATGTCTTCTTCGTTCTTGCAGCATTATTAA